The region AGTTGGCGTTGCCGGCACTCACGCCTCCCCAGCGCATAACATCCAGGGTCGCCTCAAGCGCGCGCCCGTCATCGTCATCGATGCCTTGCAGATCCTTGCACAATGCCGCCAGGGCGAGGCCGTTGCTGGCAGAACAGCTGCCGGGATTGAACCCCAGGCGGGCATTGCCCGGATGATTCCAGCGGTACTTGCAGAACGCGTCGAACAAGCTATTGCACGACCATTGCGTGGCACCGCGCCGATCAACATACTCGTGCTTGAAGCGCGACTGCGAGTCGAGCTCGGCCGCGAGCCAGTCAGTGAACTGGGCAACGTGGGGAAGAGCGAAATAAGTTTGCCGATTCATCAATACTCCTGTGGGCTGGCACTACGGTTGGCGAGATTGCCTGCCAGCCAGAGCATCAAAACATCAGATAGGGACAGATCCTGTCCGCAATGGGATGACTGTGGAAAATAAAGTGGATTTGTTCGATCGTCGCGATTGTCTGCGCAAAATTTTGCTTAGTTACAACGCGCCACAATCGACCCCGATTCTACATGAGCGTTTGTGTGCCGAGCTTAAGTTGGAGCACCACAACCCCAAGAACACGCAGCGCGACCTTGAAGCACTGGAGCGTATCGGCGAGGTCCGTCAAGTGCAGATGGACACCGACCTCAGGGCCAACTTTTGGGTAGGCGAAGGCGCAAGTCTCGACCTGACCCTGTTGCCCACCGAAGCCATGACCGTCACCGCCATCATCGACCACGCCGCCCGTTTCGGTCTGCAGGCGCCGCCGGCAATGCTGAAAAAACTGCGTGGCTACGTGGACCGGGTCATGAGTAAGGTGCCCATCCGCAAGCTGGAGTGGACCAAACGCATCACCACCGGCACACGTTTTACCGTGTTGCTACCCGGGCGGTCCAACCCCGGGCATGTCGCAAGGATTCAAGATGCGTTGTTATACGATGAGCCGCTGAAGGTCACCTACCTGCCCAGGGATGCAGGCGGCGTTGAGTGTGTCTATCACCTGAAGCCATTGGCGTTGTCTTACCAAGATTCCAACATCTACCTGTCCGCGTATGTACTGGAAGAGGAGTGGCCGCAAGGCTGCGAGCCCGAACCTGGGGCAAAACGCGGCAAGTACAGCAGCAACGGCCCGAACACAATGTGTGCGCTGATGCTGCACCGAGTTGTAGCGGTTACCGAAAGCAGTCGGCACATCTGCGAACCTGACGACTATGACGTCAACTCGGTGGAAGCACAAAAGCACCTCATGACCATCCATGGCGATGATCCTGTGCAGCTAACGTTGCGCTTGGGCGCCAACTTGCACAATCGGCTCGTTGAAAATCCGTTGGCCGAAAATCAGGTCATGGTTCTATCTGTCGACGGCAAGTGGGAGCTCAATTGCACCTTGCACGATACCCAAG is a window of Pseudomonas sp. DG56-2 DNA encoding:
- a CDS encoding YafY family protein, which produces MDLFDRRDCLRKILLSYNAPQSTPILHERLCAELKLEHHNPKNTQRDLEALERIGEVRQVQMDTDLRANFWVGEGASLDLTLLPTEAMTVTAIIDHAARFGLQAPPAMLKKLRGYVDRVMSKVPIRKLEWTKRITTGTRFTVLLPGRSNPGHVARIQDALLYDEPLKVTYLPRDAGGVECVYHLKPLALSYQDSNIYLSAYVLEEEWPQGCEPEPGAKRGKYSSNGPNTMCALMLHRVVAVTESSRHICEPDDYDVNSVEAQKHLMTIHGDDPVQLTLRLGANLHNRLVENPLAENQVMVLSVDGKWELNCTLHDTQGLRLFLLSNADEIEVLAPAVVRAHVRDTLRRAVGLYGDD